One region of Nitrospira sp. genomic DNA includes:
- a CDS encoding (d)CMP kinase: protein MIIAIDGPAGVGKSTVARLLALRLGYLYLDTGALYRAIAWKVRDAGLSPEEPLAITALLPKTTLHMACGPEQSHVLLDGRDITGELRTPAVTALASMVSAIPAVREWLLPVQRQIGAEGCVVAEGRDIGTRVFPEADVKFFLEADAEVRATRRHRELVAAGHSVQFDQTKRDMTGRDDRDRSRIVAPLIPAPDAERIDTSSMPAEAVVEHMLAVITARL from the coding sequence TTGATCATCGCCATTGATGGTCCGGCGGGGGTCGGCAAGAGCACGGTCGCCAGACTCCTGGCGTTGCGGCTTGGATACCTCTATCTGGATACAGGCGCCTTGTATCGCGCTATTGCGTGGAAGGTGCGTGACGCGGGATTGAGTCCGGAAGAACCACTTGCCATTACGGCGCTGCTGCCCAAGACGACGTTACATATGGCCTGTGGTCCCGAGCAATCCCATGTGTTGCTGGATGGTCGCGACATCACCGGTGAATTGCGCACGCCTGCGGTGACGGCACTGGCGTCCATGGTCTCGGCGATTCCGGCCGTCCGCGAATGGCTGCTGCCGGTGCAACGGCAGATCGGCGCCGAGGGGTGCGTTGTGGCCGAGGGGCGTGACATCGGAACCCGCGTGTTTCCGGAAGCCGATGTGAAGTTTTTCCTCGAGGCTGATGCGGAGGTCCGGGCGACGCGACGGCATCGTGAGTTGGTGGCGGCGGGTCATTCGGTTCAATTCGATCAGACGAAACGCGATATGACCGGGCGGGATGATCGCGATCGTTCTCGAATCGTGGCGCCGCTGATTCCTGCGCCCGATGCTGAACGGATCGATACGTCGAGTATGCCGGCAGAGGCAGTCGTTGAGCACATGCTGGCTGTGATCACGGCGAGATTGTGA
- the aroA gene encoding 3-phosphoshikimate 1-carboxyvinyltransferase: MASLTITPGRSLKGTIAVPGDKSVTHRAIILTALAEGLSQVTDYCRGEDCLNTMRAFQSLGVRIEETPERLTVHGKGMWGLTEPFGPIDCGNSGTGIRLMAGLLAGQDFFTVLTGDESIRRRPMGRVVKPLRAMGATIAGRKGGELAPLAITGTRLKGMSYVSPVASAQIKSSLLFASLYADGLTTISEPRLSRDHTERMFAYFGIPFHRDGCTVRIEGRPSTRWSGKTVVVPGDLSAAAFFLVGASIVPDSDVTVLSVGMNPTRTGLVDILRQMGAHIEVLNPREEAGEPVADLRVRSMPLRGVQIGPEQIPQTIDEFPILCVAAAVADGETVITGAEELRVKESDRIATMATELRAMGARIEERPDGMVIQGLGRKGANGTLTGATCASHGDHRVAMSVAIGALTAAQPTQIQDTDCIETSFPNFDRKLLELLTDSVKRL, encoded by the coding sequence ATGGCATCCTTAACTATTACGCCGGGCCGTTCGCTGAAGGGCACGATTGCGGTTCCGGGCGACAAGTCCGTTACCCATCGGGCGATTATCCTGACGGCCCTCGCCGAGGGGCTGAGCCAGGTCACCGACTATTGTCGTGGGGAAGATTGTTTGAATACCATGCGCGCGTTCCAGTCGCTGGGCGTGCGCATCGAAGAGACGCCGGAGCGGTTGACGGTCCATGGCAAAGGCATGTGGGGTCTCACGGAGCCGTTCGGCCCGATCGATTGCGGCAATTCCGGAACCGGCATTCGTCTGATGGCGGGGTTGTTGGCGGGCCAGGATTTCTTCACGGTCCTGACCGGAGACGAATCGATCAGACGTCGTCCCATGGGACGTGTCGTAAAACCCTTGCGAGCCATGGGGGCGACGATTGCCGGACGAAAGGGCGGGGAGCTAGCGCCCTTGGCGATCACCGGAACCCGGTTGAAGGGCATGTCGTACGTGTCCCCGGTCGCGAGCGCGCAGATTAAATCGTCGCTGCTCTTTGCCTCGCTGTATGCCGATGGCCTGACGACCATTTCAGAACCGCGACTCTCCCGCGACCATACCGAACGTATGTTTGCCTACTTCGGAATTCCTTTTCACCGCGATGGGTGTACGGTTCGGATCGAAGGGCGCCCCTCCACACGCTGGAGTGGGAAAACCGTGGTGGTGCCGGGCGATCTGTCCGCAGCCGCATTTTTTCTCGTCGGTGCTTCAATTGTGCCGGATTCCGATGTGACCGTGCTGTCGGTCGGCATGAATCCAACCCGGACCGGGCTCGTAGACATTCTGCGCCAGATGGGTGCACACATCGAGGTGCTCAATCCGCGTGAAGAGGCCGGAGAGCCGGTCGCGGACTTGCGCGTACGTTCCATGCCGTTGCGGGGCGTACAGATCGGGCCGGAACAGATTCCGCAGACCATCGATGAGTTCCCGATTCTGTGTGTCGCGGCGGCCGTGGCCGACGGCGAAACGGTGATCACCGGAGCTGAGGAGCTGCGAGTCAAAGAAAGCGACCGTATCGCGACGATGGCGACTGAACTCCGGGCGATGGGCGCGCGGATCGAAGAACGGCCGGATGGCATGGTGATACAGGGGTTGGGGCGCAAGGGTGCGAACGGCACGCTCACAGGGGCGACTTGCGCGAGTCACGGCGACCACCGCGTGGCCATGTCCGTCGCGATCGGTGCCCTGACTGCTGCGCAGCCGACGCAGATTCAGGACACAGATTGTATCGAGACTTCGTTCCCGAACTTCGATCGTAAGCTCTTGGAACTGTTGACTGATTCTGTGAAACGTCTATAG